One genomic segment of Pseudomonas sp. p1(2021b) includes these proteins:
- a CDS encoding YebG family protein produces the protein MAVEVVYRSSRDPERLFMDKAEADRHDKMLELAERLADVLHKAVPSLTEQQVEEAGIYMAKNRDVFARAFKNQPDALAELLEGGTE, from the coding sequence ATGGCCGTCGAAGTGGTGTACCGCAGCAGCCGCGACCCGGAGCGCTTGTTCATGGATAAGGCCGAGGCAGACCGTCACGATAAAATGCTCGAACTGGCCGAGCGCCTGGCCGACGTGTTGCACAAGGCGGTGCCGTCGCTGACCGAGCAGCAGGTCGAGGAGGCCGGTATCTACATGGCCAAGAACCGCGATGTATTCGCCCGGGCGTTCAAGAACCAGCCGGATGCGCTGGCGGAACTGCTTGAGGGCGGTACGGAGTAG
- a CDS encoding HPF/RaiA family ribosome-associated protein has product MQIQVNSSNHIESNIRLNEWVRSTLESSLERYEDDLTRIEVHLRDENGTKPGPHDKRCQMEARPKGHQPISVTHTATSLDQAVDGAASKLNNALEHFYGKLRSKRGVLQLSDPEA; this is encoded by the coding sequence ATGCAAATCCAGGTCAACAGCAGCAATCACATCGAAAGCAACATCCGGCTCAATGAGTGGGTCCGCAGCACGCTGGAAAGCAGCCTCGAACGTTACGAGGACGACCTCACCCGCATCGAGGTCCACCTGCGCGACGAGAACGGCACCAAGCCCGGCCCGCATGACAAACGCTGCCAGATGGAGGCTCGCCCGAAAGGCCATCAACCGATTTCCGTGACCCACACCGCCACTTCTCTGGACCAGGCGGTCGATGGCGCCGCCAGCAAGCTGAACAATGCGCTGGAACACTTCTACGGCAAGTTGCGCAGCAAACGTGGCGTGCTGCAGCTGAGTGACCCCGAAGCCTGA
- a CDS encoding AAA family ATPase: MRLKKVRLFNGYKRFHDLTIDLGEEPARLIALVGPNGCGKSSVLDGILFHSNAYGQIGNKQGKDYTYHSMTGDRSLDYQSIKLDFDNGDYYQNRTERAGKENTMFSFRSPYRYNSHLDVKDSKAVSDIILNNYGATTASDLDDKMEESYRRLNIKFNKYMNENDCRPSEAKEKIIEDLNKSLRNCLDIEIDNIGNIESSQGTLYFRKTGQRTTFSFNVLSSGEKEVVDLLLDLYLRQDDFNDTVFLLDEPELHINTSIQKNLLIEIDKLIGKNCQIWITTHSIGFMRALQENFKENCQIIYFDPNNKYSTESVTLKPSEKTLTIWRKIFSIALDDLTHLLSPKRIVYCEGRDSPGSGGRERGMDAQAFNSIFNEKHPDTLFISSGGNTELDQRSEIAIAILSKALPSVEVLVLKDRDSGSGKPITQQDRDRYLENNPDNHRMLKRWEIENYLFSKEALKAYCSSQSTTFDEVAYDNLATDIENQSIKDEVSRIRNICGLSTSINADKLKLNIAKVFPSESASYKELEACIFS, encoded by the coding sequence ATGAGACTTAAAAAAGTTCGCTTATTTAATGGATACAAAAGATTCCACGACCTCACTATCGACTTAGGTGAAGAACCAGCAAGACTAATTGCGTTGGTTGGCCCTAATGGCTGCGGGAAAAGCAGCGTATTAGACGGAATTCTTTTCCACAGCAATGCATACGGACAAATAGGAAATAAACAAGGGAAGGACTATACATATCACTCTATGACAGGAGATAGGTCATTAGACTACCAAAGCATAAAGCTAGACTTTGACAATGGGGACTATTATCAGAACAGAACTGAAAGGGCAGGAAAAGAAAACACAATGTTTTCATTCCGAAGCCCCTATCGCTACAACAGCCACCTTGACGTAAAAGATTCCAAAGCCGTAAGCGACATAATACTAAATAACTACGGAGCTACGACTGCTTCAGATTTAGACGATAAGATGGAGGAAAGCTATAGACGACTCAACATAAAATTTAACAAATACATGAACGAAAACGACTGCCGACCAAGCGAAGCAAAAGAAAAAATCATTGAAGACCTAAATAAATCCTTAAGAAACTGCTTAGACATCGAAATCGACAACATAGGAAATATAGAAAGCTCTCAAGGAACCTTATACTTTCGAAAAACAGGTCAACGCACCACCTTCTCTTTCAACGTCCTTTCATCTGGAGAGAAAGAAGTTGTAGACTTACTACTCGACCTTTATCTCAGGCAAGACGACTTCAATGATACAGTTTTTCTACTCGACGAACCAGAACTACACATAAACACATCAATACAAAAAAACCTACTAATAGAAATAGACAAACTAATAGGAAAAAATTGTCAAATTTGGATAACAACACACAGCATAGGGTTCATGCGAGCACTTCAGGAGAATTTCAAAGAAAACTGCCAAATCATATACTTCGACCCAAACAACAAGTACTCAACAGAGTCGGTTACTCTCAAGCCATCAGAAAAAACCTTAACGATATGGCGTAAGATATTTTCTATAGCCTTAGATGATCTAACACATCTACTCAGTCCCAAAAGGATAGTCTATTGCGAAGGCCGTGACAGTCCTGGTTCTGGAGGAAGAGAGCGAGGCATGGACGCTCAAGCATTCAACAGTATCTTTAACGAAAAGCACCCTGATACTCTTTTCATATCCAGCGGTGGAAATACAGAGTTAGACCAGAGAAGCGAAATAGCAATAGCTATTCTTTCGAAGGCATTACCATCGGTAGAGGTACTTGTACTAAAAGACAGAGATTCTGGTTCTGGAAAACCTATCACCCAACAGGATCGAGATCGTTACTTAGAGAACAACCCTGACAACCATCGCATGCTCAAACGCTGGGAAATCGAAAATTATCTTTTCAGTAAAGAAGCGTTAAAAGCATATTGCAGCAGCCAAAGCACCACCTTTGACGAGGTAGCTTACGACAACTTAGCGACGGACATAGAAAACCAGAGCATAAAGGACGAAGTATCAAGAATAAGAAATATTTGCGGATTATCTACAAGCATAAACGCTGACAAACTAAAATTGAACATTGCCAAGGTCTTTCCTTCTGAATCCGCATCTTACAAAGAATTAGAAGCTTGTATTTTCAGCTAA
- a CDS encoding DUF3509 domain-containing protein encodes MHNPFDQISDAFAPDYRVNLSIESLDGSIMLTLSDDDGIAAKRLITAAQRNDPQRLQRVIDSIRLGLAADQHGTAVEVLASLPRAKPPAISHSAR; translated from the coding sequence ATGCACAATCCATTCGACCAGATCAGCGATGCCTTCGCCCCCGACTATCGGGTCAACCTGAGTATCGAAAGCCTGGATGGCAGCATCATGCTCACGCTCTCGGACGACGATGGGATAGCGGCCAAGCGGTTGATCACCGCCGCCCAGCGCAACGATCCACAACGCCTGCAGCGTGTCATCGACAGCATCCGCCTGGGCCTGGCCGCGGACCAACACGGCACCGCCGTGGAGGTCCTGGCCAGCCTGCCGCGCGCGAAGCCGCCGGCTATCTCGCATTCAGCGCGATAG
- a CDS encoding phosphate-starvation-inducible protein PsiE — protein MDMKWADRMRVRLHSGANSLGNLSVELFHYLALFGIGAITVYAGITTFIDMLHQDKISVDDILLLFIYLELLAMSGIYFRTNHMPLRFLLYIGVTALIRLLISDVSHHKSPDEGILYLTGGVVLLSVSILVVRYASARFPSVKEKTD, from the coding sequence ATAGATATGAAATGGGCAGATCGAATGCGGGTGAGGCTACATTCGGGAGCGAACAGTCTAGGTAATCTCAGTGTTGAACTGTTCCACTATCTTGCTCTATTTGGGATCGGTGCGATTACTGTTTATGCAGGTATTACGACATTCATCGACATGCTTCATCAAGACAAAATCAGCGTCGATGACATTCTACTGCTATTCATCTATCTCGAATTACTGGCGATGAGCGGAATTTACTTTCGCACAAATCATATGCCGCTCAGGTTTTTGCTTTACATAGGGGTTACAGCCTTGATTCGGCTACTGATTAGCGATGTGTCGCATCATAAGTCACCGGATGAAGGGATTCTCTATCTGACTGGGGGAGTGGTTCTGCTTTCCGTTTCGATTCTCGTCGTGCGGTATGCTTCTGCTAGGTTTCCATCAGTAAAAGAGAAGACGGATTGA